Within Actinosynnema pretiosum, the genomic segment ATGTGCCCGCCCTTGACCAGCACCCACTCCGGGCCCATGCCGTGCAGCACCCTCGCGACCTCGCGCTGCTCCTCGCGGGTGCGCACGTCGACCCCGGTCAGCAGCCGCACCTCGTCCAGGTTCGGCGTCACCAGCGTCGCCCTCGGGAACAGCAGGACCCGCAGCGCCTCCAGCGCGGCGTCGGTCAGCAGCGGGTCGCCGTGCATGGACGCCGACACCGGGTCCACCACGAACGGCGTCCCGCCCGAGCCGATGCCGACCTCGTCGCACGCCTCCGCCACCGCCTCGATGATCGGCGCCGACGCGAGCATCCCGGTCTTGGCCGCGTCCACGCCGATGTCGGTGGCCACCACCCTGATCTGCGCCGCGACCTGCTCGGCCGGGATCTCCACGACGCCGCTCACGCCCAGCGAGTTCTGCACCGTCACGGCGGTCACGGCGGTCATGCCGTGCACCCCGCACGCCGCCAGCACCCGCAGGTCGGCCTGCAACCCCGCGCCACCGCCCGAGTCGGAACCCGCGATGGTCAGCACCTTCTTCGGCGTCTCCACGACGCTCGGCCGCTCCACGTCAGTCCACGACCGGCAGGTAGACCTTGCCGCCCCGGTCGTCGAACTCGTGCGCCTTCTCGGCCATACCCGCCTCAATCGCTTCCACAGTGGACAGACCCCGCTCCTCAGCGTAGCGCCGCACGTCCTGCGTGATCCGCATCGAGCAGAACTTCGGCCCGCACATCGAGCAGAAGTGCGCCGTCTTCGCGGGCTCCGCCGGGAGCGTCCGGTCGTGGAACTCGCGCGCGGTGTCCGGGTCGAGGGAGAGGTTGAACTGGTCCTCCCAGCGGAACTCGAACCTGGCCCTCGACAGCGCGTCGTCCCACGCCTGCGCGC encodes:
- the thiD gene encoding bifunctional hydroxymethylpyrimidine kinase/phosphomethylpyrimidine kinase, whose translation is MERPSVVETPKKVLTIAGSDSGGGAGLQADLRVLAACGVHGMTAVTAVTVQNSLGVSGVVEIPAEQVAAQIRVVATDIGVDAAKTGMLASAPIIEAVAEACDEVGIGSGGTPFVVDPVSASMHGDPLLTDAALEALRVLLFPRATLVTPNLDEVRLLTGVDVRTREEQREVARVLHGMGPEWVLVKGGHMRGDPECLDLLYDGREFHEYVGPRYDVLHTHGSGDTLASSICSRLARGVGVVDAVRFGKDFVVRSVLAAYPLGSGVGPVSPLWRLAE